The Musa acuminata AAA Group cultivar baxijiao chromosome BXJ2-2, Cavendish_Baxijiao_AAA, whole genome shotgun sequence genome has a segment encoding these proteins:
- the LOC135582283 gene encoding low affinity sulfate transporter 3-like isoform X2: MFQRAGSSRSFPKHFNPGTTGSSSGNSASVPDHGSKVSARSETSLLVLNAPEPPPPWQELSGRVRRAVLAEVNRPSSLTKCFVSVLRGLFPILRWGRHYDRKSFRRDLMAGLTLASLGIPQSIGYANLAKLDPQFGLYSSFVPPLIYAVMGTSRDIAIGPVAVVSLLLSSMTQKLVDPYTHPETYRSLVLTATFFAGIFQASFGFFRLGFVVDFLSHATIVGFTGGAAIVIGLQQLKGLLGINHFTNNTDVVSVIKAVWFAVHQPWNPDNFLIGCSFLVLILIVRSIGLRKRKLFWLAAIIPLLSVILSTLLVYLTRADKHGVKIIRQVKEGLNPSSVKQIQLTGPFIGETAKIGLICAIIALTEAVAVGRSFAAVRGYQLDGNKEMVAMGFMNIAGSLSSCYVATGSFSRTAVNVSAGCETTVSNMVMAITVFASLQLLMKLLYYTPVTILASIILSALPGLIDIKEACRIWRVDKMDFLACLGAFLGVLFGSVEIGLLTAVIISFAKIIISALVPKTEMLGRIQGTDIFCSMRQYPSAVETPNLLILRIDSPFLHFMNANSVKERIFARITGGCDATMTRFVVLDMSNVTHIDTSGIPAVEEIHKKLTSNGVQLAIANPGWRVIHKMKLAGLVDIIGEEWIFLTVSEAVEACGCGNEEDSSLSG; the protein is encoded by the exons ATGTTTCAGCGAGCAGGAAGCTCTCGGAGTTTCCCCAAACACTTCAACCCAGGAACCACGGGGTCCTCTTCAGGTAACTCTGCATCTGTGCCGGATCATGGTTCCAAGGTATCAGCTCGGTCTGAGACGTCGCTGCTGGTGCTGAATGCGCCGGAGCCGCCTCCTCCATGGCAAGAACTCTCGGGGCGCGTAAGGAGGGCAGTTCTCGCTGAGGTCAACAGGCCATCTTCCTTGACCAAATGCTTCGTTTCGGTGCTCCGTGGCCTCTTTCCCATCCTTCGCTGGGGAAGGCACTACGATCGCAAGTCGTTCAGGCGAGACTTGATGGCTGGCCTGACTCTCGCGAGCCTCGGCATCCCTCAG AGCATCGGATATGCTAATCTAGCCAAACTCGATCCCCAGTTCGGCCTTT ATTCAAGTTTTGTGCCACCTTTAATCTATGCTGTGATGGGGACTTCACGAGATATAGCAATAGGACCGGTCGCCGTCGTCTCTCTTCTGCTGTCGTCCATGACTCAGAAACTAGTGGATCCTTACACCCATCCTGAGACGTACAGATCGCTGGTCCTCACTGCTACCTTTTTCGCTGGCATCTTCCAAGCCTCGTTTGGATTTTTCAG ATTGGGTTTCGTCGTCGACTTTCTTTCACACGCCACAATTGTGGGATTCACCGGAGGAGCTGCAATCGTGATAGGTCTTCAGCAACTAAAAGGACTCCTTGGGATCAATCACTTCACCAACAACACTGATGTTGTTTCTGTCATCAAGGCTGTTTGGTTTGCAGTTCATCAACCA TGGAACCCTGATAACTTTCTCATCGGGTGCTCCTTCCTCGTGCTCATCCTTATCGTGAGATCCATA GGTTTGAGGAAAAGGAAACTCTTCTGGTTGGCTGCCATCATTCCTCTGCTCTCTGTCATTCTATCAACTCTTCTGGTATACCTGACAAGAGCGGATAAGCATGGCGTTAAGATCATACGGCAAGTTAAGGAAGGATTGAATCCGAGCTCGGTCAAACAGATACAGCTAACTGGTCCATTCATTGGAGAGACAGCAAAGATTGGCCTCATTTGTGCCATCATCGCCCTCACG GAGGCTGTTGCTGTAGGCAGATCATTTGCTGCAGTAAGAGGCTATCAGCTGGATGGCAACAAGGAAATGGTGGCAATGGGATTCATGAACATTGCTGGATCCTTGTCTTCCTGCTACGTTGCGACAG GATCATTCTCCAGGACCGCAGTAAATGTGAGCGCAGGCTGTGAAACCACGGTGTCGAACATGGTCATGGCCATCACTGTATTCGCATCCTTGCAGCTGCTGATGAAGCTATTGTACTACACACCAGTCACCATACTGGCTTCCATCATCCTCTCTGCCCTCCCGGGCCTCATCGACATAAAAGAAGCTTGCAGGATCTGGAGGGTTGATAAGATGGATTTCCTAGCTTGCCTCGGAGCTTTCCTTGGTGTTTTATTCGGATCAGTGGAGATTGGTCTGCTGACTGCG GTAATCATCTCCTTTGCAAAGATAATTATTAGTGCACTTGTGCCGAAAACAGAGATGCTTGGAAGGATTCAAGGaacagacatattctgcagcatgAGACAGTACCCATCAGCTGTTGAGACACCAAATTTACTGATACTTCGCATCGATTCACCCTTCCTTCATTTCATGAATGCCAACTCCGTAAAAGAAAG GATCTTCGCGAGGATAACAGGAGGATGCGATGCAACGATGACCAGATTCGTGGTCCTGGACATGTCAA ATGTCACGCACATCGACACATCAGGTATTCCTGCGGTCGAAGAAATACACAAGAAGCTGACCTCCAATGGTGTTCAG CTAGCTATAGCGAATCCCGGCTGGCGAGTGATTCACAAGATGAAGTTGGCCGGGCTGGTGGACATAATAGGAGAAGAATGGATCTTCCTCACCGTGAGCGAAGCTGTTGAAGCTTGTGGCTGTGGCAACGAGGAAGACAGCAGCTTGAGTGGGTGA
- the LOC135605538 gene encoding ABSCISIC ACID-INSENSITIVE 5-like protein 5: MFLFQILQFYEPEKVMGNRGQASACPPRALVAQGSLHTITFDDVQQHLSELGKPLNSMNLDELLNSVMAVEQQIQAPSSSSSSSSSSSSSSSCTTNASSVPPGNYDLNCPLSHKTVDEVWREIMRHEEQGNAEGAETFGETTLEDFLVRAGAINVGAPNCGGGIDGDSPPLLPMDPVVQQQQQQEEWLRYQLTTAQHQQQSQPMSLLETGLPLFANAVINAGLCDHQLVVKPASSDSKMTSERQRSDEKTIDKITERRQKRMIKNRESAARSRARKQVSIYPHIT; the protein is encoded by the coding sequence ATGTTCTTGTTTCAGATACTCCAATTTTACGAGCCCGAGAAGGTCATGGGGAACAGAGGTCAAGCCTCTGCTTGCCCGCCGCGAGCCCTCGTCGCACAGGGCTCGCTGCACACCATCACCTTCGACGACGTCCAACAACACCTGTCTGAGTTGGGGAAGCCGCTGAATTCCATGAACTTGGATGAACTGTTGAATTCGGTCATGGCAGTGGAGCAGCAGATCCAAGctccgtcttcttcttcctcttcctcttcgtcgTCCTCGTCGTCGTCATCGTGCACCACCAACGCTTCCTCGGTCCCTCCGGGAAACTACGACCTGAATTGCCCGCTCAGCCACAAGACCGTCGACGAGGTGTGGCGCGAGATCATGCGGCACGAAGAGCAAGGCAACGCGGAGGGCGCCGAGACGTTCGGGGAGACGACGCTGGAGGATTTCCTGGTCCGGGCCGGCGCCATCAACGTCGGCGCTCCCAACTGCGGTGGTGGGATCGACGGGGACTCCCCGCCTCTGCTGCCGATGGACCCGGtggtgcagcagcagcagcagcaggaggagtGGCTCCGGTACCAGTTGACCACCGCTCAACACCAGCAGCAGAGCCAACCCATGTCGCTCTTGGAGACAGGCCTGCCGTTGTTCGCCAACGCGGTCATAAATGCAGGGCTGTGCGACCACCAGCTCGTCGTCAAGCCTGCCTCATCGGACTCCAAAATGACCAGCGAGCGGCAGAGAAGCGACGAGAAGACGATCGATAAGATCACGGAGAGGAGGCAGAAGAGGATGATAAAGAATCGAGAGTCGGCAGCTCGATCGCGTGCACGAAAGCAGGTGTCTATATATCCACACATTACATAG
- the LOC135582283 gene encoding low affinity sulfate transporter 3-like isoform X1 — protein sequence MFQRAGSSRSFPKHFNPGTTGSSSGNSASVPDHGSKVSARSETSLLVLNAPEPPPPWQELSGRVRRAVLAEVNRPSSLTKCFVSVLRGLFPILRWGRHYDRKSFRRDLMAGLTLASLGIPQSIGYANLAKLDPQFGLYSSFVPPLIYAVMGTSRDIAIGPVAVVSLLLSSMTQKLVDPYTHPETYRSLVLTATFFAGIFQASFGFFRLGFVVDFLSHATIVGFTGGAAIVIGLQQLKGLLGINHFTNNTDVVSVIKAVWFAVHQPWNPDNFLIGCSFLVLILIVRSIGLRKRKLFWLAAIIPLLSVILSTLLVYLTRADKHGVKIIRQVKEGLNPSSVKQIQLTGPFIGETAKIGLICAIIALTEAVAVGRSFAAVRGYQLDGNKEMVAMGFMNIAGSLSSCYVATGSFSRTAVNVSAGCETTVSNMVMAITVFASLQLLMKLLYYTPVTILASIILSALPGLIDIKEACRIWRVDKMDFLACLGAFLGVLFGSVEIGLLTAVIISFAKIIISALVPKTEMLGRIQGTDIFCSMRQYPSAVETPNLLILRIDSPFLHFMNANSVKERIFARITGGCDATMTRFVVLDMSNVTHIDTSGIPAVEEIHKKLTSNGVQLAIANPGWRVIHKMKLAGLVDIIGEEWIFLTVSEAVEACGCGNEEDSSLSGEVRNPEGTANRRPSMVRPPPLLKVHLLKPPGSTSIPQIPHQKSQRNPTQNPLFLKEIVKEAPVLEI from the exons ATGTTTCAGCGAGCAGGAAGCTCTCGGAGTTTCCCCAAACACTTCAACCCAGGAACCACGGGGTCCTCTTCAGGTAACTCTGCATCTGTGCCGGATCATGGTTCCAAGGTATCAGCTCGGTCTGAGACGTCGCTGCTGGTGCTGAATGCGCCGGAGCCGCCTCCTCCATGGCAAGAACTCTCGGGGCGCGTAAGGAGGGCAGTTCTCGCTGAGGTCAACAGGCCATCTTCCTTGACCAAATGCTTCGTTTCGGTGCTCCGTGGCCTCTTTCCCATCCTTCGCTGGGGAAGGCACTACGATCGCAAGTCGTTCAGGCGAGACTTGATGGCTGGCCTGACTCTCGCGAGCCTCGGCATCCCTCAG AGCATCGGATATGCTAATCTAGCCAAACTCGATCCCCAGTTCGGCCTTT ATTCAAGTTTTGTGCCACCTTTAATCTATGCTGTGATGGGGACTTCACGAGATATAGCAATAGGACCGGTCGCCGTCGTCTCTCTTCTGCTGTCGTCCATGACTCAGAAACTAGTGGATCCTTACACCCATCCTGAGACGTACAGATCGCTGGTCCTCACTGCTACCTTTTTCGCTGGCATCTTCCAAGCCTCGTTTGGATTTTTCAG ATTGGGTTTCGTCGTCGACTTTCTTTCACACGCCACAATTGTGGGATTCACCGGAGGAGCTGCAATCGTGATAGGTCTTCAGCAACTAAAAGGACTCCTTGGGATCAATCACTTCACCAACAACACTGATGTTGTTTCTGTCATCAAGGCTGTTTGGTTTGCAGTTCATCAACCA TGGAACCCTGATAACTTTCTCATCGGGTGCTCCTTCCTCGTGCTCATCCTTATCGTGAGATCCATA GGTTTGAGGAAAAGGAAACTCTTCTGGTTGGCTGCCATCATTCCTCTGCTCTCTGTCATTCTATCAACTCTTCTGGTATACCTGACAAGAGCGGATAAGCATGGCGTTAAGATCATACGGCAAGTTAAGGAAGGATTGAATCCGAGCTCGGTCAAACAGATACAGCTAACTGGTCCATTCATTGGAGAGACAGCAAAGATTGGCCTCATTTGTGCCATCATCGCCCTCACG GAGGCTGTTGCTGTAGGCAGATCATTTGCTGCAGTAAGAGGCTATCAGCTGGATGGCAACAAGGAAATGGTGGCAATGGGATTCATGAACATTGCTGGATCCTTGTCTTCCTGCTACGTTGCGACAG GATCATTCTCCAGGACCGCAGTAAATGTGAGCGCAGGCTGTGAAACCACGGTGTCGAACATGGTCATGGCCATCACTGTATTCGCATCCTTGCAGCTGCTGATGAAGCTATTGTACTACACACCAGTCACCATACTGGCTTCCATCATCCTCTCTGCCCTCCCGGGCCTCATCGACATAAAAGAAGCTTGCAGGATCTGGAGGGTTGATAAGATGGATTTCCTAGCTTGCCTCGGAGCTTTCCTTGGTGTTTTATTCGGATCAGTGGAGATTGGTCTGCTGACTGCG GTAATCATCTCCTTTGCAAAGATAATTATTAGTGCACTTGTGCCGAAAACAGAGATGCTTGGAAGGATTCAAGGaacagacatattctgcagcatgAGACAGTACCCATCAGCTGTTGAGACACCAAATTTACTGATACTTCGCATCGATTCACCCTTCCTTCATTTCATGAATGCCAACTCCGTAAAAGAAAG GATCTTCGCGAGGATAACAGGAGGATGCGATGCAACGATGACCAGATTCGTGGTCCTGGACATGTCAA ATGTCACGCACATCGACACATCAGGTATTCCTGCGGTCGAAGAAATACACAAGAAGCTGACCTCCAATGGTGTTCAG CTAGCTATAGCGAATCCCGGCTGGCGAGTGATTCACAAGATGAAGTTGGCCGGGCTGGTGGACATAATAGGAGAAGAATGGATCTTCCTCACCGTGAGCGAAGCTGTTGAAGCTTGTGGCTGTGGCAACGAGGAAGACAGCAGCTTGAGTGG TGAAGTAAGAAATCCTGAAGGCACTGCAAACAGGAGGCCATCAATGGTTCGTCCCCCACCACTTCTAAAAGTCCACCTTCTGAAGCCACCGGGATCGACCTCCATTCCTCAGATTCCCCACCAAAAGAGTCAAAGGAATCCAACTCAAAATCCATTATTCCTGAAAGAGATAGTAAAAGAAGCTCCTGTGTTGGAGATTTAA
- the LOC103976397 gene encoding non-specific lipid transfer protein GPI-anchored 4-like codes for MARVALVAGLMAVYALSVSAAVAAPPPADCSNVVTSLLDCLPYVTNGSDTASPSKACCAGVATVVTQSPVCICQSLDEASNLGIALNITRVVGLPVACSVRAPKVHCDAASPPGGSPRAAPTHPSPGPSPSPSGPLPSPGLSPHPAPTTPPSPPSPPLPTPEPPASPATPPPSTSVELSPAPAADGAPEEAPSSDAPTLTSLPFVLACCLLWLYLLV; via the exons ATGGCTAGggtggcgttggtcgctggcttgATGGCCGTCTATGCCTTGTCGGTCTCCGCCGCGGTTGCTGCTCCGCCACCCGCCGACTGCTCCAACGTCGTCACTAGTCTGTTGGATTGCTTGCCCTACGTGACCAATGGCAGCGACACCGCCAGCCCCAGCAAGGCGTGCTGTGCCGGTGTTGCCACTGTCGTTACCCAGAGTCCGGTGTGCATCTGCCAGTCGCTGGACGAGGCTTCCAATCTCGGCATCGCCCTCAATATTACGCGTGTTGTTGGCCTCCCCGTCGCTTGCTCCGTGCGGGCGCCCAAAGTTCATTGCGATG CTGCAAGTCCTCCGGGTGGTTCTCCAC GTGCTGCACCCACACATCCATCGCCAGgtccatcaccatcaccatcaggACCACTGCCATCTCCAGGTTTGTCACCGCATCCGGCGCCAACTACACCGCCCTCGCCACCTTCACCGCCGCTCCCAACGCCAGAACCTCCTGCGTCTCCAGCAACTCCACCGCCAAGCACGTCAGTTGAACTTTCTCCGGCTCCGGCCGCCGATGGAGCGCCGGAGGAAGCCCCGTCATCTGATGCGCCAACGCTCACATCTCTTCCCTTCGTCCTTGCTTGCTGTCTTCTCTGGCTTTATCTGCTGGTTTAG